One stretch of Amycolatopsis sp. 195334CR DNA includes these proteins:
- a CDS encoding SGNH/GDSL hydrolase family protein, translating to MTVLREEFTLASEVPDFSAPAPRRVSRLAVLGDSTAVGLGDPLPGGQWRGVGPLVADALGIEPDGYLNASFTGARMRCVRTEQLPVALAHRPEVVLVIVGMNDTLRSDFDAEAIADDLDHVVTELSAAGSVVIPVRFHDHGRVFRLPGSLYRALRSRIDELNAVIDGVVAARGVPCLDLMTLPGAYELDAWSVDRLHPSELGHRMLAQGFAGLLTDAGVEIRVPVSLECSGGATAGAVQHVGWLVLKGIPWLWRRGRDLLPYAARIMWRSYWEDRPAPSR from the coding sequence GTGACCGTGCTGCGTGAAGAATTCACCCTGGCATCCGAGGTTCCCGACTTTTCCGCACCGGCGCCGCGCCGCGTCTCCCGACTGGCGGTGCTGGGCGATTCGACCGCGGTCGGCCTCGGTGACCCGTTGCCCGGCGGGCAGTGGCGCGGAGTCGGCCCGCTGGTCGCCGACGCGCTGGGCATCGAGCCGGACGGCTACCTGAACGCCTCGTTCACCGGCGCGCGGATGCGGTGCGTGCGTACCGAGCAGTTGCCGGTCGCGCTGGCGCACCGCCCCGAGGTGGTGCTGGTGATCGTCGGTATGAACGACACCCTGCGCTCCGATTTCGACGCCGAGGCCATCGCCGACGACCTCGACCACGTGGTCACCGAGCTGTCGGCCGCCGGTTCGGTGGTCATCCCGGTGCGCTTCCACGACCACGGCCGCGTCTTCCGCCTGCCCGGCTCGCTGTACCGGGCGCTGCGGTCCCGTATCGACGAGCTGAACGCGGTGATCGACGGCGTGGTCGCCGCCCGGGGTGTGCCGTGCCTCGACCTGATGACCCTGCCGGGCGCCTACGAGCTGGACGCCTGGAGCGTGGACCGGCTGCACCCGTCGGAGCTGGGGCACCGCATGCTGGCGCAGGGGTTCGCCGGCCTGCTCACCGACGCGGGGGTCGAGATCCGCGTGCCGGTCAGCCTGGAGTGTTCCGGTGGCGCGACCGCGGGGGCCGTGCAGCACGTCGGCTGGCTGGTGCTGAAGGGCATCCCGTGGCTCTGGCGGCGCGGCCGCGACCTGCTGCCCTACGCGGCGCGGATCATGTGGCGGTCGTACTGGGAGGACCGTCCAGCCCCATCGCGCTGA
- a CDS encoding TetR family transcriptional regulator, with protein MPSSRERSRRDDVVAAATTVLGSQGARGLTHRAVDAEAGLPAGTTSNHFRTRGALLAGVLAGLAERDFTVATELAEVGLVEGAARFARHMAGPDRVATLARYALFLEAAWDPQLRVQLDVTGARAAAPLRALLVASGSADPDLHAKILLDHIEGMVLHELTRPSGDFRPEESLGLLVSAMGLDGPPSTTAT; from the coding sequence GTGCCTTCCTCCAGAGAACGGTCGCGCCGGGACGACGTGGTGGCAGCGGCGACCACGGTGCTCGGTAGCCAGGGCGCGCGCGGACTGACCCACCGCGCCGTCGACGCGGAAGCCGGGCTGCCCGCCGGGACGACGTCGAACCACTTCCGCACGCGCGGCGCGTTGCTCGCCGGGGTGCTGGCCGGACTGGCCGAGCGCGACTTCACCGTGGCCACCGAACTCGCGGAGGTCGGCCTCGTCGAGGGCGCCGCGCGGTTCGCCCGTCACATGGCCGGGCCGGATCGGGTCGCGACGCTCGCGCGGTACGCCCTGTTCCTCGAAGCGGCGTGGGATCCGCAGCTGCGGGTTCAGCTCGATGTGACGGGCGCGCGGGCGGCGGCGCCGCTGCGGGCGTTGCTCGTCGCGTCCGGTTCAGCCGACCCGGACCTGCACGCGAAGATCCTGCTCGACCACATCGAGGGCATGGTGTTGCACGAGCTGACCCGGCCTTCGGGCGACTTCCGGCCGGAGGAATCGCTCGGGCTGCTGGTCAGCGCGATGGGGCTGGACGGTCCTCCCAGTACGACCGCCACATGA